From Rissa tridactyla isolate bRisTri1 chromosome 7, bRisTri1.patW.cur.20221130, whole genome shotgun sequence, a single genomic window includes:
- the PTRH2 gene encoding peptidyl-tRNA hydrolase 2, mitochondrial, whose translation MDYLSKPGLLSVIAGVACGVCLGWGIRGRFLRRPKAGMSAPANGLGSEASVMGESGEFKMVLIVRNDLKMGKGKVAAQCSHAAVSAYKQVQRRNPELLKQWEYCGQPKVVLKAPDEETLIQLLADAKHLGLTVSLIQDAGRTQIAPGSQTVLGIGPGPADVVDKVSGHLKLF comes from the coding sequence ATGGATTACCTCTCCAAACCTGGGTTGCTCAGTGTCATTGCTGGAGTCGCCTGTGGAGTGTgcctgggatggggcatccgTGGGAGATTCCTGCGGCGGCCCAAAGCCGGAATGTCTGCGCCCGCAAACGGCCTGGGGAGCGAAGCCAGCGTCATGGGAGAGTCTGGGGAGTTCAAGATGGTGCTGATCGTCCGCAATGATCTGAAGATGGGAAAGGGCAAAGTAGCAGCGCAGTGTTCCCATGCTGCTGTTTCCGCCTACAAGCAAGTTCAGAGGAGAAATCCCGAACTCCTGAAGCAGTGGGAGTACTGCGGACAACCTAAAGTCGTCCTCAAAGCTCCTGATGAAGAGACTCTGATCCAGCTCCTGGCTGATGCTAAACACCTTGGACTGACTGTGAGCTTAATACAAGACGCGGGTCGTACTCAGATAGCTCCAGGCTCCCAGACGGTCCTTGGTATTGGACCGGGACCAGCTGATGTAGTAGATAAAGTTTCTGGTCACCTAAAACTCTTCTAA